The Apium graveolens cultivar Ventura chromosome 3, ASM990537v1, whole genome shotgun sequence sequence tatttgttgggtgacatcatcctctctaatccctttgattaacttcctaattgtttgcctaatgaccgctgatctgttatactgttcgcttaactttcgttttcttttatcgtttgagggatcatatcgggatcttattacttaggttcccttaacctttctcaatacattatattcctttttatgatcctctattataatcctttaatttaaatccttttatcctgttaccttatactcaattctttccgtatctattggatttccgggaaaaatcaaagtgttcggatttggattctgacgatctttacatacacttatatcccatataaagtactaataaaatctcagaatatccatatcagaacccctacatagtgtggcatgaaaagttttctcattcagcaaaaacactattcataagggtttcaaaaatttccaaaaattggggttattacaaagagGAACCTGAAGCGGCGGTGTCGCCTGCAATGGATGCGGTACTAAGAATTGCTAAACGTGTCAATGGACTACCGGAGAGTGATGAAGATACGAAATTACCCGGAGCTGCTTCAATTGCATATTGTTCAATTAAGTTATTGTTGCCTTCACCACATGCTACTAATCTAATCAGAAAGCAGGGATCTACGATTAAGTCGATACAGGAGAGTTCTGGTGCCTCCATTCGGGTTCTTTCAAATGGTATGTTTCAATTTTGGATAACTAGGTGTAGATTGTAGATTAAATACTAGATTACGCACCATTAGTGATGCGGGGGACTATTCTTAGCAATCACACACACATATTTATGTTATTTCTTAAAGAAGTTGAAGTCACCCTTAACTATCTTTGATGACGTCTTTCAAGTTAAAACATGTATCAAATGAATGCAAGCGGTATCTCCCTCATTTCCTTCATGGTATGTCAAGGGTTCGAACCTTGTCGAAGACAAGGCCGGTGTGTGAGTGTgtttaattagcaaaaaaaaatgcAGCCAAAATTCGTGGAAGAAGTTATTCAGAATTTCAAAAAAAGTGGACTAATGAGAGGATTATGCGTTGAAGATTTTTCAGTTATACATAGATCATAATGAATTGTCATCGTGGTTTTGTTTTATGTTGCTTAATGTTGTATTCCATCCAGTTGTTTCTTTTGTGTGTATTGTTTCCTTGTCACATccactttaaaaaaattattcaataCACTAGTAGGTGAATTTCTAAATAATAGTGCAGCTGAATATTTTGCTTCATTATGGGAGTGAAATGTGATATGTCAAGAAGTTGATTCTACCTCAACTCTCAGTGTCTGACACTTTGAGTTCTGGTACATGTGCCCTGCAAACTCCACAATTCTAGTTTCACTACATAGTCCAACTGaatgttttaattattattttcctttttcttaTATTAAAAAACAAATTAATTTAAAATGACTACTAACTTAAAAATAGATTCTTTTAGAAACATGTGTGTGCATTTTGAGCTGAGCAATTATAATGTTAAAACTTAAAAATAGTTTATTTTGAGTTGTCGTCTACTTCTGTTGATGTTACTGAACTATTTATTAGTGACCGGTAATATGCCCCTCTTGAAAGTAATActgatatttttcttgttttgttCTTCTGTTACTTCATTTAGTTTGTGTAACTACCCAAGTTTCGATTTTTTATATTCTTGTTTGCGAAAAATTCATGATTGGTATATATGATTTTTGCCTTGGATTCTGCGTTTTCTTTATAATGTATCTGATgcatattttaaattaataggtgaTTGTTTATTTGTCAGGTAATTTTGATTCCGTAAGTTAGCTTGTTAAGATGGAAAGAGGGATTGATCCTGATGCACAACTTGATTATGCTGAATTTGAGCTTTTTTCGAGCGAGAACAGGTACACTTCATTCCGTAAATGAAACCCTCTTTAATGA is a genomic window containing:
- the LOC141712321 gene encoding RNA-binding KH domain-containing protein PEPPER-like translates to MGFVPKISPSSCVLISGKEEPEAAVSPAMDAVLRIAKRVNGLPESDEDTKLPGAASIAYCSIKLLLPSPHATNLIRKQGSTIKSIQESSGASIRVLSNGNFDSVS